In Salmo salar chromosome ssa03, Ssal_v3.1, whole genome shotgun sequence, a single genomic region encodes these proteins:
- the LOC106601166 gene encoding ubiquitin carboxyl-terminal hydrolase 37 encodes MGCLCCCKKKKKCRVRLGIGSRCPSPFPIPPKLTSLDASMVTASVWKNWEKKNVKDHHQLDSSFLSSFRLKPSTTSLTPLDPLSGQTPIGTPSPSPPSPPGSPARSPSTLSKFFSLSSLSSLHMSSLSSFSSSSSSEEGSQTSSHFSASCVSLAVSTQSSSSATPPSPACPSSPTHVSSPAPQSSSPNPLDHHGETNKDSETARDLMSSEVKEVGAVVPQTKRMVPRFAGIAEASIDLRASSVSLERPLVRSRDAMARLRNLFRKSNTQLGEQSCTGEGEDNTKLLGLPNIGNTCFMNSALQCLLGLPAFCSDILRQQDTWSSSPSSKLLCCFAKLHQARLSGGTVNAKKKEKKKILQTVKRCLSVVNEDYEDDGEQDAHECVLLLLFQLKEEGMALKGSPEPYTCPVKQLEFKLKTFRTCISCGVIVYGQEDYNHLSLSLSQDLTHSLDLYFKPSALECACRECSGSMASVTRHFLTLPRVLMLHIKRFTAGDWEPEKVDDPMSIPAELTLPVLCGETAPVQHGARASSQGNNNMDNTPANSPKGTLDRPASISSDQLEKPADSEKGQQAAAVRHQPDNIFKLSSVISHLGDNMYTGHYISDVLDSRGSGWLCLDDARVLRTDEATVLRARAQTAYILFYVCSGAGEGDQAPQDQEKHQENPS; translated from the exons ATGGGATGTTTGTGTTGCTGTAAAAAG AAAAAGAAGTGCAGAGTTCGCCTCGGGATTGGGAGCCGCTGTCCATCGCCGTTCCCAATCCCACCCAAACTGACGTCATTGGATGCCAGCATGGTAACTGCATCAGTTTGGAAAAACTGGGAGAAGAAGAACGTAAAGGATCACCACCAACTTgattcttcctttctctcttctttccGTTTGAAACCGTCTACAACATCTCTGACGCCCCTCGACCCCTTGTCTGGCCAAACACCAATTGgcactccatccccctcacccccctCACCCCCTGGATCCCCTGCCAGATCCCCTTCCACTCTCTCGAAGTTCTTcagcctctcttccctctcctctctccacatgtcatctctctcttccttttcctcttcttcttcttcagaggAAGGATCACAGACCTCCTCCCATTTTAGTGCTTCCTGTGTTTCCCTGGCTGTCTCAACTCAGTCATCCTCCTCTGCCACTCCCCCCAGTCCTGCCTGCCCTTCCTCCCCAACCCACGTCTCCTCCCCTGCCCCCCAGTCCTCCTCTCCAAACCCCCTTGACCACCATGGAGAGACCAACAAAGACAGTGAGACTGCcag AGATCTTATGAGCTCTGAGGTCAAAGAGGTGGGGGCAGTTGTTCCACAGACAAAGAGAATGGTACCCCGATTTGCTGGCATCGCAG AGGCCTCCATTGACCTGAGGGCTTCCTCTGTCTCCTTGGAGAG gCCATTGGTCAGGTCTCGGGACGCCATGGCCCGCCTCCGCAACCTGTTCAGAAAGAGTAACACCCAGCTGGGGGAGCAGAGCTGCACAGGCGAGGGTGAAGACAACACCAAGCTCCTcgg GTTGCCTAATATTGGCAACACGTGCTTCATGAACTCTGCTCTGCAGTGCCTGCTGGGGCTGCCAGCATTTTGTAGTGACATCCTGAGACAGCAGGACACCTGGagttcctccccctcctctaaaCTGCTATG CTGCTTTGCCAAGTTACATCAGGCAAGGCTTTCTGGAGGCACTGTCAATGCAAAGAAAAAGGAAAAGAAGAAAATCCTTCAAACAGTCAAGCGCTGTCTATCTGTTGTCAATGAGGACTATGAGGACGACGGTGAACAG GATGCCCATGAATGTGTGTTGCTCCTCCTCTTTCAGCTGAAGGAGGAGGGTATGGCATTAAAGGGCTCCCCAGAGCCATACACCTGCCCCGTGAAGCAGTTAGAATTCAAGCTGAAGACTTTCCGTACCTGCATCAG CTGTGGAGTTATAGTGTATGGTCAGGAGGATTACAATCACCTGTCACTGAGCCTGAGCCAAGACCTGACACACAGCCTGGACCTCTACTTTAAG CCATCTGCGTTAGAGTGTGCATGCAGGGAGTGCTCAGGCAGCATGGCATCTGTGACTAGGCACTTCCTCACACTGCCCCG GGTCCTAATGCTTCATATTAAGCGGTTTACTGCAGGCGACTGGGAGCCAGAGAAGGTGGACGATCCCATGTCCATCCCTGCAGAACTGACCCTCCCAGTCCTATGTGGGGAGACAGCCCCTGTCCAGCACGGAGCCAG GGCAAGCTCACAGGGGAACAACAACATGGACAACACACCTGCAAACTCCCCGAAAGGCACCCTTGATAGACCAG CTTCAATTTCCTCTGACCAGCTAGAGAAACCAGCTGACAGTGAGAAGGGGCAGCAGGCAGCCGCtgtg AGACACCAGCCAGACAATATCTTCAAATTGTCAAGTGTGATCTCACATCTGGGAGACAACATGTATACAG GCCACTACATCAGTGATGTTTTGGACAGCCGTGGCAGTGGGTGGCTCTGCCTGGATGACGCACGTGTCTTGAGGACAGATGAGGCCACTGTGCTGAGGGCGAGGGCACAGACTGCCTACATCCTGTTCTATGTCTGCAG tggagcaggtgaaGGAGACCAGGCCCCTCAGGACCAGGAGAAGCACCAGGAGAACCCATCATAA